Proteins encoded in a region of the Fusobacterium sp. IOR10 genome:
- a CDS encoding IS3 family transposase, whose product YIDYYNNQRIKIKLKGLTPAEYRNQSLN is encoded by the coding sequence TTATATTGATTATTATAATAATCAGAGAATTAAAATAAAATTAAAAGGATTAACTCCTGCAGAATACAGGAATCAATCCTTAAATTAA